The DNA region TGAGGGAGGAGGTTGCCTCGTAGGGGGAAGGTGATATATCCCTCCTACTTCGACTCCAGGCTCAGCAGGGGGGAGGGCAGGAGGGTACCGAAGGCCCTTTCCTTGAGGGGACCTACCCTCCAGGAAATTGTGAACGCCCTTAAATCCCTCTCAATAAGCTTTGAGGTGGAGAGGGATAAGGCCAGACCCTCCAGATGGTACAAGTTCGAGGGGAGGGTCCTAGTGCATTACGATGGGAGGAAGGAGGAGCTCCTGAGACTGCTGGCCGGGGAGATGGTGAGGCAGAGGATTGAGGTTCTTGGGAGAAGTGGTAAGGGTAACTAGATCCAGGAATTTCCTGGTGAAGCTCAAACCACCCATAAAAGGGGATCTGAAGGATCTGAAGGTCGCCCTCGATGATCTAACGGTGATAGGGGTGATCAGCGACATAATAGGGCCGGTGCATGAACCCTATGCCCTCGTGAAGGTGCTCCTCCCCTTGGATGAGGCGAGAGGGGTTGTTGGGAGAAGGGTCTACCTGGTCGAGAGGGGGGATGAGAGGCTCGTCAAGCACCCTCCGAAG from Candidatus Korarchaeota archaeon NZ13-K includes:
- a CDS encoding signal recognition particle protein Srp19 (binds to 7S RNA to mediate binding of the signal recognition particle protein Srp54), with the protein product MPRRGKVIYPSYFDSRLSRGEGRRVPKALSLRGPTLQEIVNALKSLSISFEVERDKARPSRWYKFEGRVLVHYDGRKEELLRLLAGEMVRQRIEVLGRSGKGN